A region of Polyodon spathula isolate WHYD16114869_AA chromosome 4, ASM1765450v1, whole genome shotgun sequence DNA encodes the following proteins:
- the LOC121314587 gene encoding forkhead box protein F2-like yields the protein MTTETSRLQLDSPAPLRSSPISEVLHSALMNQQSSAVESAASSKGKKANSGLRRPEKPPYSYIALIVMAIQSSPTKRLTLSEIYQFLQVRFSFFRGAYQGWKNSVRHNLSLNECFIKLPKGLGRPGKGHYWTIDPASEFMFEEGSFRRRPRGFRRKCQALKPMYRMMNGLGFGTSLLPQSFDFQAPSASLACHTNSYNLDMMSNSMAGGYDGLGGGHHVPHMSPSPGSTYMASCPVTSNGDYGPDNSSSPVPSSPAMASALECHSPYASTSAHWASSGGSAYIKQQTLATSNPSSSTLHSNMSSYTLEQSYLHQNARETADISVGIPRYQTHSTPVCERKDFVLNFNGISSFHPSATSSYYHHHHHHHHHQSVCQDIKPCVR from the exons ATGACAACCGAAACTTCCCGGCTGCAACTGGATTCACCAGCGCCTTTAAGATCGAGCCCGATTTCTGAAGTTCTTCATTCAGCACTGATGAACCAACAGTCCTCGGCAGTGGAGAGCGCAGCCTCCTCCAAAGGCAAAAAGGCGAATTCGGGGCTCAGACGCCCTGAAAAACCGCCGTATTCCTACATTGCCCTCATTGTGATGGCAATTCAGAGCTCACCAACAAAAAGGTTAACCCTCAGCGAGATCTACCAGTTTCTTCAGGTAAGATTTTCATTCTTCAGAGGTGCTTACCAGGGATGGAAGAATTCGGTTCGCCACAATCTGTCCTTGAACGAGTGCTTTATAAAACTACCAAAGGGGCTAGGCAGACCGGGTAAAGGACACTACTGGACCATTGACCCAGCCAGTGAATTTATGTTCGAGGAGGGATCATTCCGCCGCAGACCAAGAGGTTTCAGAAGAAAATGCCAGGCTTTAAAACCAATGTATCGGATGATGAACGGCCTTGGTTTTGGCACTTCATTATTACCCCAAAGCTTTGATTTCCAAGCTCCTTCTGCGTCATTGGCATGCCATACGAACAGCTACAACTTGGACATGATGAGCAATTCTATGGCAGGAGGCTATGATGGACTCGGCGGTGGCCACCATGTCCCTCATATGTCTCCCAGCCCCGGTTCTACTTACATGGCCAGTTGCCCAGTAACTTCTAATGGAGACTATGGCCCTGATAACAGCAGTAGTCCAGTACCTTCTTCCCCTGCAATGGCTAGTGCATTGGAATGCCATTCTCCATATGCAAGTACTTCTGCACACTGGGCATCTTCAGGAGGGTCTGCTTATATCAAACAGCAGACACTGGCAACTAGTAACCCTTCTTCATCCACTTTACATTCTAACATGTCTTCCTACACCCTGGAACAGAGTTACTTGCATCAAAATGCCAGAGAAACGGCAGATATTTCAG TGGGAATACCTCGGTACCAAACCCATTCGACGCCAGTTTGTGAAAGGAaagattttgttttgaatttcaaCGGGATCTCTTCATTCCACCCATCAGCCACTAGCTCTTATtatcaccatcaccaccaccaccaccatcaccagaGCGTATGCCAAGACATAAAGCCCTGCGTGAGGTGA